The DNA region AAAAGACCACTGGAGGTtctgtagagagagaaagaagggcAAGgcctctttccttcttctctcctttttttttttttttttatggtttgtcATTGTTGTTGCAgcgcctttctttctcttttaactGATGCTTAACCATTTTCCTCCCTGTAGTCCAAGCATAAGTTAGACCCCAAGAAAGGCAGAAGTCAATCATCTGGTGACGAGGTGGTGCGTCCCTCTTCGtgcctttctctctttcttcttcttccttttttttttttttttaattatatatatatatatatatatatttatatatattgtgtacTTATACCCATATTTTTAGGTGGAAGTGTCCCCTCCCATGGCGGGCAACACTTTGGAAGAAGTAGTGGTTACTGCTTCTTCTGTTGGTTTTCTAAGCGTGGAAAAGGAAGCTCTTGGTGGTGGTGTAGCTGAGGAAACCGGGCAGCCAACACGGGATGTCCTATCTATTCCATTTGTTGTTCCTCTGGCTACCCAGTATCCTGAAGCCCCTTAGTCTCTTGCTTCCCAAGATTCCCAGCCTAGGCAGACTTCTAGTCTTGCCAAAACTGTGTTACCTGATCCTTCGTTAAGCAAAGAACCCTCGGGGTGCACGTCTCCATCCATTCAAGCAGGTAAGCCCCCACTCTTCTTTTATGAAATGCTTGACCCTATTTacatatgttttctttttaaacttcccttcttctcttctctttatTAGGTCAAACTAGTGCTAGATTTGCCCCTGAGGCTGCTCCTTCTTTGGAATCAGAAGGTTCTGAAGATGCGTGTTGATCCCCTTTACTATAccatcttctcttttcttcttccgtGCTCTTCCTTTGCCTTTTTCTCCTATGGCGAAGCTCCCAACATCCCTTCCTTCTTTTAGCCATTTTGCTAAGGTTTCCTCACCCTTTCTTCAACGTGCTGCGTGTTCCTTTACAGAGTCCTCTAGGGAATTAAAAGGGCAAGAAAGGGGAGTTCCACCACAGGAAACTGACACAGGTACTCtcccttctcttcttttttgcattttttctctttttttctttttatgactctttctttcttggctTCGTTCTTCCTGTTGAATTATGCTTATTCTTGCAGGCGTTGGCACAGGTGCTAGAGGTTCTTAATCCATGGTTCCTGAGGCGGCTATGAGAACTGCTCAGATTGCTGACTCTCAGACCAAGACCCCTCAAACTACCCAGAAGATTGGGAGTTCTCCAGCGCCTGTGAGTGGAGACGTATCGATGGGGGAAGCTTCGGAAGCTATTGTTTCAGATCCTGCCTCGGGGCTTCCTGCCTTCTTGGCCCGTTTTGATCTTCTGGAGTTCAACAACCTTCCTGCGAGccattttcatcattttagGGCTTCCTATGGCAACTTCTTGCATTTCTCTGTGCCTGTGGAGGGTCTACCGTTGCTGGAAGGGCTGCTCAAAGTCCATGGAGACTTCACCAGTGGCTTTAGGGGAGGCATGTTTCTGGGTAACATCCTGATGGAGCTGCTGTGTGCCATGCTGATCTCCCTAAGGAATTCCTCTCTTGACTCCTTATTAGAAGAGAGGCTCTTGGAATGGAGAGGAGTGGTGCAGGATCTTTTGGAGCCGAAGTTCAACCTATCCTTCCTGCTGGTTCACTTGCGTTCACTGGCCCATATGCTATTCTAGAGGCGGGTTTCCAAGAGTATAGATGCCAAGATCGTTGCTCACAAGATCTTGCAGGATTTGAAGGCTAAAAGGCAAAGGATTCTGACTCCTTCAGCTGTCCCTACCATTTCTCCAAATGTTTCTTTGCTGATTAGCCTCCTCCCTTAGCTCTTTACTCCTTTTAGCTAGTTTAAATacatcctttttcttttgggctGTATAAGATTTGCCTTTCTTAGACACTGTTTCTGGCttttcttccctttcttttgTGACATGGATTCTGCATTTGTATTGCTTCTTTTGGACTGCTTCTATTCCTTAATAGCATATAAGAttgtctctttctttctttttttttcttaatgtaCATTGTTTtgctgtttcttttttttttttttttgtacatatatatatatagagtccTGGACCATGGTCCTTGCGGGTCTTACCATAGGGGCTGGACCAGGTACCTTGGTGGTTATTTTACTGCTCAGGTACTGAATTGGGTACATTCggttctccccccccccccccccttcttttcttttagggAAGTCCCAAATCATGGACCAGGCAGATCTTCTTTTGCCAAATACTAGGCTAGGTACCCCGGGTacttattatcttttttttttttttacccatgGTCCTAGGCCATGTACTTTTGGACTAATTGTGATGTGGGCCCTAGATCGTATGCCAGAGTTTTTGCATTGGTCCAGGTATCCTCCTCAAGTTTACCcatgtttggattttttataGTATTTAGTTTCTCCATAGTTTAAAGGAAATAAACAAAAGGCTTCATTGAATCAAAACATGGTTGTTCATTTTGAAGAACACAACACTTGTTAACATAGTAAAAAACCcaaagtgtttgttttttttttttttctagggtttCTGGATAATGCtacttaaacaaaattcatgaTAAAGTAAAAGGGAAAGACGAAAAAATACTTGGCGGATcggagaaaaaaaggaaaagaggtcCCGATGTACTGAGAGCTTGTTTTCCTATGCATAGTATAGTTTCAGTCACTTCCCATTTATGGGCTCTGTCAGGACTGTTCCATTTTCCATCGTGAGGTAGTAATACCCACTATCATGGGCTTCTCTAATgatgtaaggtccttcccatttTGGGGCGAATTTGGAGGGTCCTAGGAGGTTTCTTCTTACATGTTCTGCTGTCCTTAGTACTAATTACCCTTCAGTGAAGGCCCTTAGGCGTACTGCCTGTGCGTATGCCCTAGCCATTCTTTGCTGGTACCTCTGGCTTCTCCTCCTAACCagttctctttcttcctttaccCCTTCCAGATCTGCCAATCTCTTTTCATTGCTTGTGTCCACAGTGTCCTCCTGGTTTTCTTCGAGTACTACTCTTGGTGTAGGGACGACTAACTCCACAGGACCGATGGCTTCTGTCCCATAGACTAGGGAGAATGGTGAGAATCCTGTGGCTGTTTTTACGAAGCTCATGCATGCCCAGAGTACGTCTATCAAGTGGTCACTCCATTTTCCACCATACTCATGCTTCATCTTTTTAAGGATTTTCAATATCACCCTATTAGTGGCCTTGGCCTGGCCATTTCCCTGTGGGTAATATGGTGTAGACCTTCCATGCTTAATGCAGTATGCCTCAGTCAGGCTCTTCATATCCTTGTTTATGAACGGGGTTCTATTGTCGCTGATTAGTCTTTTAGGGATCCCGAATTTTGTAATGATATGTTCTCGAATGAAGTTCGCTACGGCTATGGCCTTTTTCAAAGGGATAGCTTCtacccactttgtgaagtacTCAGTGGTTGCTAGGATCCATATGTAACCATTGGAAGGAGGGTTTATAGGCCCTATGAGGTTAAGCCCCTAAGTGTGGAAAGGCCATGACGTTTTCATGTCTTGCAGTACATTTAGGTGAGTATGAATTGCATCTCCGAGTATTTGGCAGGCATGGCAAGTTTTGACTAGTTTCTCAAAGTCCCTTTTCATTGTTGGCCAATAATACCCCAATAGTAGCAGCTGCTTTTGAAGTCTTCTTTTTCCTGGGTGACTCCCACAATCACCGGAATGGACTTCTCTGACCACTTCTCTAGCTTCCTTTGGCCCCAGGCTTCTCAGGGGGTCCCCATTGTTACCCTTCTTGAATAAGATCTCATTTTGTAAGAAGTATCTAACCATAAGTTTCTTGAGCCGGTAGGCTAAAGTCCTGTTAGTTAGTAGGATCGCTTAAGCCAAGTACTCCATAAGTGGAGTCCTCCAATCTTCCGTGACAAAAACGGAGCAGCTTTCCTTTTTGTCTATCGAAAGTTGACATTTTTGGCACTTCTCCTGTATAGTTGCTGCTTCTTTGCTCATGCTGGGCCAATAGTATCCCATGCGTTGCATTTTTCTGTATAGACTAATCTTTTCTGCAACCCCATAGGCTTGGCTATGCAACTCTTCTAATCTCAGCCTCCCTTCCTTTTCATTGATACACCTAGATAGGATCCCTCTGGGTAGTCTCTTGTATACTTCCCCTTCTATCATAGTGTAGTCTTTTAGCTCTTTGATACTCCCCTCATGTCCTAaccctttcattttttctttgaccTCTTTTCTCCAGTCTTGCGGCTCTAGTTCCTCGGAGAACATCGTTTGGAGGACTTCTATGATGGAGTGTTCTTGCCTACTTACCCttattaaagtgttttttttctttaatagaCATTTGGGACCCCAAGGTGGCTAGTGCATCGGCGAACCTGTTTTCACTCCTCTGGGTGTACTCGATGCTGAAGGTTTGGAATTCCTTCTCCAGCCTTTGCGCCCCAGGTCCTGTAGGCTGCCAAACTTTGTTCCCTTAATGCAAAGTCGCCTTTTACTTGAGAGACTGCAAGATTGGAGTCTCCTAAAGCCCTCATGTGCTTTACTCCTATAGCGAGTGCTATGGTCAGCCAAATTAGATACGCCTCATATTCGGCGGTGTTGTTTGAGCAGGAGAACCCTAGTTTGAAAGATAGGGGTAAGGTATCCCCATCTTCACAACTTAATACAATTCCTATtccatttgaagttaccgttgcTGACCCATCAAATCTCATTGTCCACTTCTTCCCTGGGAGTTCTATCACTGCCACCTCCCCGGGGATTTCTTCACTTAGTGAACATTCCTCACTCCCGGGGAACTGGGCTAGCAGGTCTGCTATGGCTTGGCTTTTGATAACCCTAAGGGTCTTGATGCCTATGTCGTACTGAGAGAGTAAAACTAACCATTGCGCTATCCTTCTTATCAAGAGGGGCTGATGGAGAAGTGCCCTTATGGGATGAGACTTAGTCACCAAGAGGATCCTATGGGCCAAAAAATACCATTTCAGCCTTTGGGATGTGTAGATAACCACTAGGCATGCCTTCTTTATCCTGGGGTACCTGGTTTCAGCATCCTTAAGTGTCCTACTCACGTAGTAAATGGGTTGctcattctcgtcatcatcttCTTGCGCTAGTAGGGCTCCTATAGCTTGGGAGTTTGATGCTAAGTATAGCAACAGAGGCCACCCACGCACTGGTGCTTGGAGAGTGGGTAGACAGTTCATGATCTGTTGGACCCTCCAAAAGGCCTCTTGTTGTTCAGCTCCCCAGGTGAACTCAGTCCCCTTTTTCAACAGTTTGGATAAGCCACTT from Castanea sativa cultivar Marrone di Chiusa Pesio chromosome 6, ASM4071231v1 includes:
- the LOC142639646 gene encoding uncharacterized protein LOC142639646, producing the protein MESLRRSSVKLKENREIPLGIPETATRAHAWIQKDSNFASLGDLKESSKSDSHILATSLGRVSYIRRFVPGLASVTSGLSKLLKKGTEFTWGAEQQEAFWRVQQIMNCLPTLQAPVRGWPLLLYLASNSQAIGALLAQEDDDENEQPIYYVSRTLKDAETRYPRIKKACLVVIYTSQRLKWYFLAHRILLVTKSHPIRALLHQPLLIRRIAQWLVLLSQYDIGIKTLRVIKSQAIADLLAQFPGSEECSLSEEIPGEVAVIELPGKKWTMRFDGSATVTSNGIGIVLSCEDGDTLPLSFKLGFSCSNNTAEYEAYLIWLTIALAIGVKHMRALGDSNLAVSQVKGDFALREQSLAAYRTWGAKAGEGIPNLQHRVHPEE